Within the Miscanthus floridulus cultivar M001 chromosome 2, ASM1932011v1, whole genome shotgun sequence genome, the region attctgcatcatacagcatagcaggtctaatcgtcgtactataaaacttgccttttagcttctgtggtacccttttgtcacataggacaccagatgcttggcgccacttcatccaccctgctttgattctatggctaacatcttcatcaatatccccgtctctctgtagcattgatcataaATATCCAAAGATATCctttctaggcactacttgaccttccaaattaaatattcctcctcccgagtagtagtgccgaagtcacatctcatatactcagttttagttctactgagtcttggactccaaagtctcccgccataattccagtttctgattcactcctgtccgactttcatcaactagcactacatcgtccgcgaaaagcatacaccaagggatatccccttgtatgtcccttgtgacctcatccatcactaaggcaaacagataagggctcaaagctgacccttgatgtagtcctatcctaatcgggaagtcatccgtgtctccatcacttgttcgaacactagtcacaacattgttgtacatgtccttaatgagcccgacgtacttcattgggactttatgtttgtccaaagcccaccacataacattccttgttattttatcataagccttctccaagtcaataaaaaccatgtgtatatCCTtattcttctccctataccgctccataacttgtcttattaagaaaatgacttccatggttgacctttcgggtatgaaaccaaattggttcatagagacctgcGTTATTGctttcaagcgatgctcgataactctctcccatagcttcatagtattcatagtatggctcatcaacttaattttccgttaattagtacaactttgaatatcccctttattcttgtagatcggtaccgatatacttctccactcgtcactcgtcaggcatcttgttcgatcagaaaatatggttaaacagcttggttagccatactatagctatgtccccaagattgggataccatccggtcccatcgccttacctcctttcaaccttttcaacgcctctttgacctcagattcttggaatctccgcacaaagcgcctattgatgtcatcaaaagagtcatccaactaaaaTGTTGTgcccgtattctcaccattgaataatttgtcaaaatattcttgccatcgatgtcggatctcatcgtccttcaccaagagatgctccctttcatccttaatgcacttaacttggttgaagtcccttgtctttctctcacgaaccctagccatcctataaatgtcattctctccttccttcgtactcaaatgttggtaaagatccttgtACGctttaccctttgccacacttacaactcgctttgcagtcttctttgtcatcttgtacttctctatgttgtccacactcctgtcatgatacaagcgcctataacattctttcttctctttaatagccctttggacttcctcatttcaccaccaagtatctttagcctcgcctccacttcctttggttactccacacacctctgaggccaccttccgaatgttgattgccatcttctcccatatgttgtttatgtcctcttctttccaagagccctctttgataaccctttccctgaatacctctgacgtctcccctttcagtttccaccactttgttctttcaattttagcttgtttatccctacgggcacgcacctgaaaacaaaagtctgccaccaaaagcttatgttgagaaacaacacactctcctggtatcaccttgtaacctaagcatgctcgtttgtcctttctttttgtgaggacaaagtcaatctagctcgagtgttgtccgctactgaaggtcactagatgagattctctctttctaaagaaagtgttggctatcatcaggtcaaaagctactgcgaagtccagaacttcctcccctctgatttctactaccatacccaaaacctccatgaactgcctcgaaacctgcgcttgtagtacatgcatgcccattaagatctcctcctataaaaagcttctcactactaggtacagctctaatcaggccatctaagtcttcccagaactgtctcttagaaCTCTCGTCGatgcctacttggggggcatacgcactaattacgttcaagaccatatcaccaatgacaagcttaactaagataatcctatctccttgtcttctcactcccaccacactattcttgaggctcttatcaatcaaaacttctACTCTATTtttattcgcgactgtccctgtgtaccaaagcttgaaacctgtattgtccacctcctttgccttctgacccttccatttagtctcttgaacgcataatatatttacacgtctcctagtcgcggtatcaattAATTcccttaacttacctgtaagcgaccctacattccaactacctaaacggatcctagttggtttgactagcttccttacccttcgcacccgtcgactcataTGTGAAGacctttgctcatttttcactacacctggACGCCGATGTAgtgcgccactaaggatgcgacaacccgatccttgctcacttgacaccgtgcccagatcgtGACACGACgcatcacgggggtgacgacctggCCCTTgttcatttaacaccatacccaggttccgatatggcgcgtcgctaagagggttacgtcccaacggttttctttcgggtttcatctacattagaatggctagatttaacgttggctcgccacgcttATCACAACCCTTCCTTCTTTACCAGGGCTTGAGACTTGCTACGTTGAGACAATATAGGCGGAGTTACACTGTGCAGTGCCATGATTCCTTCAAATCCGCATTCTTTGGGTAGTGGAGGCACATAAGTCAATTCATGGTTAACTTTAATGATTGTGACCACTGGCTATCATTCCTCTTGCTCTAGCCTCCGCTGTAAGCATGAAATTAACATCTCTTTCTGACTTTGAAGGCGCACAAAGAAATTGAAGATCAGTCTCCATTGGCTGCGTTTACGTGGAATTTGCTTATCCTCATGTAACAGTGCTTTGATTATAACTTAATGCCGAGGGAATTTGTATTATGACTGCAACAATCTTCTCTCCATATATGTTCAAGTGATTTTCGTGTTTTAAGTTCTCTTTGCCTTGTGTTTATTTTGATGAGATAAACCGGCCATTCACTCGTGTAAACCGATCTGGTTGGTTATAAGCGGTTGCCCTAGAACTTTACAGCGACTAGGAGGCGACTGGCATATAAAATATCTGGAGTTTATGCGCTAGCCATTTGCATTCACGTACAGTGATACCCAGTGGCACTTGGGTAGAAGATGCTAGATGCCTAAGAGCAACTGAGACTATATTCTTCCTAATTGTTATATCCTTCCTGATGCTAGATGCCTAAGAGCAACTGAGACTTATTCTTCCTAATTGTTATATCCTTCCTAAAATAGTGATTTTAGTGATTTTTTCCCCAACAGCCTGTCTAATTGGATATCTGGGTATCTGAATATAGCATTACTCCATTCTAGATTTTTTGTTAGCCAAAGATGGACATTAATTCTCTAGAGGGCGCATAAGATAAAGAAAAGCCATCTGTTGGAGAGTAGAAAGATATAAGCAATTTTTATTCAAATGACTCTTCAGATGATGATTCAGATAATAAGttttagaaagactcttggagatgctctatgcTTGAGGTATCGAATCAAACTTAGGTTAGGTTGAGTAGTATTGCCAAATAGATGATGGCAGTGTTTTAGTTCTAATGATTTGTTCTTTCAATTGATTCAACTACTTCCTATTGTGGCGGCTGAGTGGATATGGTGACGGTCGTTTCAGCTGTCGGGATACACCGCACACGCATTCATAAATAATATACATCTATCTCGTGAGGAGAGGTTAGATTTTGGGCTAACAGCGGCGAGATCTTATAACGACGATTTGCTTTTGGTGGAACACCACGGTGCAAAGACGAGTCACGGGAGGCTGAAATAAAATATGATACTTTCGATCTTGAATTTCTTTAGGTCCCGTTCGTTTCACGGGGAATGGCTATCAGGAAAAATTCCGGCCAGGATTGATAGTTAATTTATACAAGCTTTTATTAATGATTTCTGGCAACATTAACCTCTAACTGAACGGGCCCTTGCATAATTTCGGTTTATCTGTACAACTGAGTGTTTCGGCACGATCACAGACCTGTTTCGTGACTCCGCAATCTCGAGCTCTCAATTGTGAGCCAAAGACGGACCTTTTCTGAGCTTGCCGCTGCTGATCTTCGGGCGGTGGACAATACTAGTTCTTGAAAGTTGGGACTAGGGAGTGGAGACTGGGGAGACGCCCTTCGCAATCGTCATTCAGCCATGGCACATAGCAGCCACACACCTGCCCTCCGACTTCAATGTCCTTTTGTTGTAAAAAAAGTCCTTTGATTCCCTTGTGATCACTGGAGTCTCTCCACGGGTGCGCCACTGACAGGAAGGTTTGTCGCATATCCCTTGTCAAGATTGTAGTCTCCTCCCCGGCGCGGATCCACGCGACGATGTGCTGCGCCTGTCAGCCACTCAGCCTCTCTTCCATCGCTTTCTGGTGCGTGGTGCTGGTCCACTGGCGTTGTGATCCTCGTCGGCTCGCGCGTGCAGACGGGCGTGTCGCCCCATGACTCCACGAGGCCATGGAACTCTAGTCGTTGGCGCGAGGACGAGAACAGGTCGGGGATAAGCTGTCGTGTTTGGCGGGGTTTCCTCGTCGGCAGATATCGCTCGCACGTCGGGTGCTGATCACCCGTTCACTGCTGTCGATAAAATTCTTCAGCGACACTTTTTTTTCCCCGACAGACAGATGTCGACGTCGTCGTTGTGTAGATAATGGGGCCTACCCACCCGGCAGGCTACAGCTATTGATGTATTGAAGCTTGAAGCGACGCGGCGCTCTGTTTGCGTGGAAGGAGTGTACATCGTCGCTCAATCATTGCCGAACTGAGGGCAGCAAATTGCAAAGGGGAGTTATGATAGCAAGTTTAAGCTAGAGAAGTTGGTAGCGAGACGGAGAGAAAACAGTACTGGTTGATGTCGATCTCAACTTATAAAAGCTCAGCAAAATTGTGTTTGTAGGATGCGTTTcccttttatttttatttcccACCGGTGAACCACCTCCATTTATTTTTAGGCCTCCTTTGAAACAAATAAGGGTTTGTTTGGACACAGGAATATTGCATAAATAAATGAGTTCAATTCAATCTTACAGGAATAAACATAGAcaacatgttcgtttggctgtggcttgtcgtaaacgatcgtaaatttttagtcgaaacaatatttttctctcacacaaaccagccaacagtacttcttcacgaaccagcaacgatacgaaccagtcaaccgaacaggCCGAGAATTCAGGGAAGAAAAATCCCCATGTTCAAACCGGAGCCTTATTTTGGAGGAATGTTATCCTACAGAAAATTTCTATGAAGCTTTTTGAAACAAATGATTGAGTTCCTGCAAATCCTATAGGAATTGTGTATTATTACTAAGCTCTATCCAAACATTCATCCTACagttcttttgttttctttttctcgaACACTCAAAAGATTTACATGTCTTTGTATTAAGGTAGATAATGTTTGGAGTACAATACGCTTGGACAACGCCCTAGGGGGGATTTAATCCTATTACAATCACGCTCATACCCTCCCTAGTGAACAAGGACGCTAGGCTATTACGCTGGACAAGAGACAACCTCTTTTGTTTTCTCAATCATATGAATCTAGATGTTAGTGTATTCTATTTATATGTTTTTTtatgggtaaagtataatttatACCCTCCAACTATCGCCAAAGTatagatttcaacctcgaacttcaaaaccggataactttggtcctccaactcttgaaaaagttcaactttcatccTTCTGGATGGATTTGCATATAAACAGTACTTTTGATATTTCCAAGAGGCgtcaaaattttatattatttttttaagcatcttaacgtcctcaaatgaaaaaactcaaaactataaagttgtagatctcattgagagctacaactttggtataaaaagtattttcatttaactccatacaaataatatattagtgctctaatgtGGCAAGCGCTAGTTgacgattattatggtgctgaaattttatattattttttcgagcatcttactgtcctcaaatgaaaaaactcaaaactataaagttgtagatctcatcgaggtctacaatttacatataaaaattatcttcatccgccaTCGTATTgaagagttttttattttttgaaattagagtctcatcacgcgacttGTATCGacttgtcgcgtgatgagactctaatttcaaaaaatagaaaacccttcaatacgatggcggatgaagataatttttatatgtaaattgtagacctcgatgagatctataactttatagttttgagttttttcattcgaggacagtaagatgcttgaaaaaataatataaaatttcagcaccataataatcgtcAACTAGCGCTTGCCGtattagagcactaatatattatttgtatggagttaaataaaaatactttttataccaaagttatagctctcaatgagatctataactttgtagttttgagttttttcatttgagaacgcTAAGATGCTTAaacaaataatataaaatttcggcgcctccTGAAAATATCAAAAGTATTGATCATACGCAAAACCACCCACAAggatgaaagttgaactttttcaagagttggagggccaaagttatccggttttgaagttcgaggttgaaatctatACTTTggcgatagttggagggtgtaaattataCTTTACCCTTTTTTTATTATTCCTGCATTTGTACAATCAGAGGTTCTTATGTTTTTATCATGTGGACTTTTACTATCACTCGGGTTTCTGTGTGCTAGGTGCTCTTGTTTTTTACCATTCCTCTTCTGTATCATCAACATACTCCTAAATGCTTCCACGTTCCAGGAATGAAAACATTTACGTTCCCATGTTGTAAAATAACACCCCAAGTTTTCAATCTCATTTCACGTTTCCGTTCCCATTCCCTTATCGGAACATGTCTGCTAAGGCTGTCTACTAGCCTACAGCGGATGGGCGAGGGCTCATGATCACTCTTCTGTGAACCGCTTGTAACTGCACAGCCTCGGCCCTCAGTCTCCGAAAGCATGAGCACGTCTACGGGCTAAAAAGAAGTGGTCAGGACACCGGCTCTAGTCCTATGGTAATTTGGGCTATTTACCCTAGGGTCATCATGCGCCCGATTTTATGACTTCTATCGTGCTTATCTTCACAGGGGGAAAACGCATATTCTCCGGGCAATCTCCAGACGCTAAAATGCTTGCCAAATCTCAATGGGGACTACAATGCTACGCAATCTAGTCGCCCATAATGCCCTGTTTTCTTTCGATGAGCAACGTATTGCAATTTGCAACGTCCCATAAAGCTTCTCAATTATCCGGTGCGTGGTCATGTCCGTTTGCTTTTGGCTTGCGACCTCTCTCTCTTTCCCCCACAGTACGACCATCTTGCATAACAAGCAAgcaagtcatcatcatcatcatcatcatcctcaccctcaccctcaccctcaccAACTCtctcgagaaaaaaaaaaagaagaagagggcGTTGGAATTCAACAGAGCGTGCAAGAGAATCAAAAGAGACGGCCTGCCGCCCGCAGCTCTCAAACTCGCACGGACGAGTTTCCTCGTCACACCAAGAAATCCACGTACACGCTGACACGCGAAGACAAAACTGCCCGAAAAAGAAGAAGCACCCCGATCTGCGGCCTGCCGCGAAAGGCCTGCCCGCGCGTCCGTCCCACCGACACACGCTCGTGATCGTGAATGAAAACGTGAAGCAGCGAGCGACTGACTGCTCAGGCGAGACGGGGGGAACCGGGAAAGGGTTGGAATTTGGAAAAAAAGGGGCCACGGCCCCCCACGTCCGCCCCACCGCCGTGCCGTGCATGCGCGCTTTCTCCTCCCTTTTTTCGCCAGTGGGTGGAGGGTGGCTGCCGTGCCGGTGCTCGTCTCCGATTGGCAAACGGCCACCGCATCCTCTTCCTCCCTTACCTTGCAAGCAAAGGATGGACTGCAACGGGCACGGCTCATGAGTCGTAAGTGATGACGAGCCTCGGCGAGGGTGGCCGCTGGCCGGGGAGGCGGGGACGTTTTACATCCTAGGCGAGGCATGTGCTAGCGCCATGTTCGTTTATgattgtttggcttataagccatggctgaaagcactgttggctggtttgttaTGAaagcactgttggctggtttggtatgagagaaaaataatgttcgttggctgataagttatgacttataagccaaatacgatccGGCGAACAGGTTGAGGTTACTGGGCCGTGTCCAATGTCGCAAGTCCGGTAATGACCGGTGCAAATCTTGGGAGATCGCAATGCCTCCTGCGTGGTCATCGGGATGATTATGAGAACGAGGACTAGATGATGCAAtgtgccatgtgcctttccaagtGGATGTAAAATTGGATCTATCTAGTTTAAATTCTTATAGATAGCTCAGATAAACTCACCTTCAAATAGCCCATTTTTCGTAATGTGTATCCTCAAATAGTGGGCCATGCCACAAACCCGTCCTCATCACAGAGCCAACGATGACGAGCTTTTGCTCTCTGACAATTGTCTCCATTTGTTCTATATATATGCCTGTTGTCATTAAGGAGTGGCAGCAGAATTATCTGGTATACTGATATGTACCAAACTCTTTTTTCTTGATCACCGCTTAGTGGCTTCCCTTATTGTCTCTGCGATATTGCTGTCCACCTACTAATTTATGGTTCAAGCTTAATGTAACCCGCAACCTTAATTATAAACCTAATTGTAATTATGTTGTAGAATATTTTTTATTCTAGGTTCGCTCGTAAGCAAACACAGCACAAAAAAAACAGGGGATAGTACGTGCCTATTGCATTATTGCTTTTTCCAttcgatgagagagagagagagaggagagaagggAATTTTGGGCTGCTTTGCCGCACTCTTTTTATAAAGTCGACCCACCCTCACCTAATGTCAAAAGAACCCGCTTTTTCCATTCCTGAAAGAGAACCCAAACCCGAGCAGAGAGAATACCACCGTTCCCTCTCCAGGGCGTCCATCCGCAACGATCCGCAGCCATGGCGATGGCTTACAAGATGGTAAAACCCACCGCCCCTGTCACGCGTCGGCGGCGCAGCCGCTTCTCTCGTCTCGTGTGTAATCAAGCAGCCATGGCTCACGATCGACGGCGTGTGTGTCCTGCGCGTGCGTGCGTTCGTGGTTTGCAGGCGACGGAGGGGATGGACGTGAAGGAGGAGTGCCAGCGCTGGTTCATGGAGATGAAGTGGAAGAAGGTGCACCGCTTCGTGGTGTTCAAGATCGACGAACGGTCGCGCGCTGTGCTGGTGGACAAGGTGGGCGGCCCCGGGGAGGGGTACGAGGAGCTCGTGGCCGCGCTGCCCGGCGACGACTGCCGCTACGCCGTCTTCGACTTCGACTTCGTCACCGTCGACAACTGCCAGAAGAGCAAGATCTTCTTCATCGCCTGGTAATAATCCTGAGCCCCTCTCGCCTCTAATTTCCCGTCGATCTCTCTGAAACAACCAATTCCGTCCTCGTAAAAGCTCAATCCCTTCTCTGATCTCTGCCATGGCGATGATGATTATTACTGCTAATCCAGCACGCAGTAAGAAATTTTGTTAGGAAAGGTAATACCACTAAACCTGGTAAATTGAAGTGAGAAGAACCAATTAATTAGGTAGCATTCATGTACAGAGTAACCTTGCCACGGTACTGTCCATAAAGGCATAAACCCAACCTACACGGTAGCAGAACCGTATATGTCAACTTGTCAAGTTTTTCTCTGGAAGCATTCGTGCAGCTTGGAAGATGCGCAAGCGAACCATAAAACTACGGCAGCCCTGAAACCAAATCCCCCGTCCGTCTCTTGCTCCGTTGGAAAAAAACCCCCCCGGGGTTTGGTGATCGTAGTCGTAAAAAACATGACGAAAAGCTAAGTGATGAATGAAACGGCATCTTGCAACTGAAAAGTCAAGGCAATCTCGAAACTGTTGTTTGGTTTGACAGAATGAGAATATTGTAATTTCCTACAGTAAACTTTGAAGGCAGTCTACAACATGTCCTGTCGCTTGTCTGAAGGAAAGCAAACCTGTCCTCTCGAGCCTTAGAGGTGCAGGAAGGCATCACATAATTCACAATTGACTAGAAATCTGCAGATCTAATGACTGTTCAATCAGTGCTGCATCCTTATCTCACAAAGCAGGAAGGTGCGCGCGCCAAGCTTTTTCGGTTTTTTCTCCACAGGGAAAAAAGTTGCTTGCGGCGCTCATCCCCGCTGGGATCATGATCATGACGGGGACCAAACTGTCCTGATAAGCCCTGGCCAGGCCTCCCTTTCTCCCTGTCACTGCTGTCTTGAGCGCTCTCTACACGCATTATTTTTGTCCAAAGCCTGCAGTGCTAAGGACGCCCGTTATTTTATCAGATCTGATCTAAGCCTGAATCCACCTGTTATCTAGATCTGTCAGCCCACCGAAAGCAAGCATCGCCCCACGATGACAGCCATAGGCAAAAACTGTCCAATCCTCCAGTTTATGAGCCATACATTTATTTATGATAACAAATCCGTCAGCAGAAACGAGAGcaactatatatttatatacttCTTTCTTGATCTGTCCGTGTCCGGCAACAACAACACCAGTCAGGATTTGATCACCACGAGTAAGCAGCACGACCGGATTATTTAATTACTGTTAACTTGTCAACTTGCTCCAGTGTCCACTTGTTAAATAAAGCACTATGATTCTGCTGGCGACCGCTGGCTGCTGGTGCGCTGCATTTCCATTCCAGTGGGTTATTGCGCAGGCAGTTGCTCTGTGAGTTCTAACGGGTGGATTCGTTGCTTGGTGCTGCGCTTCTCTTCTGCGCAGGTCACCGGCGGCGTCGAGGATAAGGGCCAAGATCCTGTACGCGACGTCGAAGCAAGGCCTGCGGCGGCTGCTGGACGGGGTCCACTACGAGGTGCAGGCCACCGACCCCTCCGAGATGGGCTTCGACGTCATCAGAGGCCGCGCGCAATGAGGCCCGCGCTGCGCTCTTCTCCTACTTACCGCTAcctgtgcgtgtgcgtgtgctcCTACTACTCAGTACTCCCCTctctgcgtgcgtgcgtgcgtgtgtgaTCGGCCGGATGCTAATTGGCGTTGGTGTGCTCCCGTAGCGATAGCGTCGATGATGCCAATCTGACGAGGCTTGGCGTGTGTTTGCTTTGCTAGTTTCGGTTTCTTTGGagagatgatgcaggcgtggtgtGCTGATGTTGATGGGTGAGCAGAAGCTGAGGGAGTAGCAGGGGATTAATGAAACGTCCATCTCTGCGACGTAGAATTCCACTGAACAATGCTCCAGTGTACCATAAGCTGCTTCAGATTTGATCGCGTTTCTCTCCGAGGTGGTGCTTACTTGCTATTGTTTCTACCTACATTTTCTTTAGAAAACACCTTTTTACGTACAATTCAGAGCAAAGCTGTTCTGTGCTTCCATTTTTTGTTCAAAGAATGTCAGAGTTTCTGCCCAAGTTTCATAAAACGATTAGGTAAAGTAGTTTGGAGGTGCCAATCTCAATTTCTGAAGTATGTAGAGAATCTGCTCTCCAACCCTCTTCTGCGGTTGATTCAAAGGAGACGATGTAGATGTTGGGACAAGAGCAAGTGTTCAGATCTGAAGAGAACAGTGAACACAGTTAATCTCAAGGTCGCAATTCTTGGTACATGTGGCAGGAGAAGCTGGGCACGTCAGGAGGTTGTGTTCTTGTCGGTGCTTACTGCTTACGCGCCGCACAAGCGGACAGAATAACAGAACTGATGGTGTTCAACAGTACTCCTCCTTCCCATAGAAAGAGTCGCTATGAGACtcgtgctggtcaaactttcgtatatttgactagatttgtaacaaacattagcaacatttgtatctccaaataagtttattatgaaaatatattcgagATTTATCTAATTagactaattatgtaccataaatattagtatcttgttacatatatttggtcaaagtatAAGATAGCTGACTTATCGAGAAATGAGaatgacttttttttttcttttgggaCGAGGCGAATCACACGGACCGGAACCACAGGCTATGACGCCTGTATTCTGTGTCCGCCggtaaaaatgaaaataaaaagagTGATTAGTTCATTGCCGACAGTCCAGAGGCCCAAACTGTGAGATTGCAATTCCATAGTTCAGGGGGGGCCCAAATACCGGTGAGATTGATTGCCTATTGTCCAGGGTGGCCCAAAAGTTGCGCAATTGTAGTCCAGCATGAGGAACCGGACTAGATTAAACGTGGGCTCATTTAACCGCGGAAGATGAGGCCCGAACCTTGCAACCCAAAGGCACCCTTGTCGATTCAGTGACGCTCACAAGTCACACAGAGATCTttgctccaaaaaaaaaaaaaaaaagtcacacAGAGATCTGGCAACTGGCGGAGCCCTCATTTGCATGGATGTTGGCATGTTGCTCGCTCAGGGCGTCCCCAATGGCTGACACAGTGCTAGCTAGGAGCACCTGCTCAACCAATCGAGAGGAGAGAGGATGTGAAAAATCACATCGCTAGCGACGAAACAATCGCCTAGCTCGCACGGTTTTCAATATTTTCTGAGTCTCTAACCTGTTGTCCCTGTCTAAGTTCCTTCCTTTCTTTATTATTTCTAGCAAGCACAGCAGCCGGCGATTTGCTTCGTCCGTTGCGGACGCCCTCAAGAGACGCCAAAGTTCCTTCGTTATTTCTCTGAATTAAAAGTTAAAAGTAACAATAAGTGCAATCTCATATGAATTA harbors:
- the LOC136534759 gene encoding actin-depolymerizing factor 5 translates to MAMAYKMATEGMDVKEECQRWFMEMKWKKVHRFVVFKIDERSRAVLVDKVGGPGEGYEELVAALPGDDCRYAVFDFDFVTVDNCQKSKIFFIAWSPAASRIRAKILYATSKQGLRRLLDGVHYEVQATDPSEMGFDVIRGRAQ